One window from the genome of Hyperolius riggenbachi isolate aHypRig1 chromosome 6, aHypRig1.pri, whole genome shotgun sequence encodes:
- the LOC137522164 gene encoding oocyte zinc finger protein XlCOF6.1-like: MVNKMYNGVQAMKWVTNSKTQKECGKYFGDKGNLVKHEITRTGEKPHPCAECGKCFVQESQLIRHDRSHTGDKPFSCSECGKCFEQKLKHERFHNGEKPDSCGECGKGFAHKSILVRPQRSLTGENPYSCAEWGKLSHTGEKPYSCAECGKCFVHKSLLVRHERCHTGEKSYSCGKCGKCFAHKSVSKRPCSF, encoded by the exons atggtgaataaaatgtataatggagtgcaagctatgaaatgggtaacaaattccaagacacaaaaag AGTGTGGCAAATATTTTGGAGATAAAGGAAACCTTGTAAAACATGAAATAACTCGCACTGGTGAGAAACCAcatccatgtgctgagtgtgggaaatgttttgtacaggaaTCACAGCTTATCAGACATgacagatctcacactggtgataagcccttttcatgttctgagtgtgggaaatgttttgagcaGAAATTGAA acatgagaggttTCACAATGGTGAGAAGCCCGattcatgtggtgagtgtgggaaaggttttgcaCACAAATCAATTCTTGTCAGGCCTCAGAGATCTCTTACTGGTGAGaatccatattcatgtgctgagtggggGAAATT gtcacacactggtgagaagccctattcatgtgctgagtgtgggaaatgttttgtacataaatcacttcttgtcagacatgagaggtgtcacactggtgagaagtcctattcatgtggtaagtgtgggaaatgttttgcacacaaATCAGTTTCAAAAAGAccctgcagtttttga